The stretch of DNA GACCAAGGGGTCCTCGTGCGGCTCCGGGTGGGTCGTTGCAGCACCCTCACGGGCCGGGCGGGAACGGGATCCGCAGCGGCCGGACGGGACACCCCGCCCAGCCCGAATCAACCAGCCTCCGCGGGCCGGATGGGGCGGGGGGCCTGCGGAGGCTGGACACGACAGCCCGCACACCGGTGGTGGGCGTGTGGCGGCCCGCGCCCGCGTGTGATGGCGCCACCGGGCCGCCGGAGCGGCCCGGTGACGGCGGGTGGTGGGGTCAGATGCGGGCTGCCTCCGGGTGGTGGAGGAGCCAGCCCTGCCAGGCTGAGGTGATCATGTCGTAGAGGTCGCGTCGGGCCTTCCAGCCGAGTTCCGTGGCGATGCGGTCGGCGGAGGCGACGACGCGGGCGGGGTCGCCGGGGCGGCGCGGGGTGACCGTCGGGGGGCTGTTGTAGCCGGTGACGGCGTTGATCGTGTCGATCATCTGGCGCACCGAGATCCCCTCCCCGCGGCCGATGTTCAGTGTGAGGTCGAGGCCGGGGGAGGAGCGCAGGGCGCGAGCCGTGGCCACGTGGGCCTCCGCGAGGTCGACCACGTGGATGTAGTCACGGATGCAGGTGCCGTCCGGCGTGGGGTAGTCGTCCCCGAAGATGCGCGGGGGCATGTTCTCGGTCAGTCGTTCGAAGACCATCGGGACCAGGTTGAAGACGCCGACGTCCGCGAGGCGCGGACTCGCCGCGCCCGCCACGTTGAAGTACCGCAGGGACGCCGTGGACAGCCCCGTCGCCCGGCCGGTCGCGCGCACCAGCCACTCGCCGGCCAGCTTCGTCTCGCCGTACGGAGACATCGGCGCGCACGGCGTCTCCTCCGTGACCAGGGCGTCGTCCCGCGCGGCACTCGGCATGCCGTACACGGCCGCCGAGGAGGAGAACACGAACGAACCGACCCCGGCCGCCGTCACCGCCTCCAGCAGGACCCGCAGGCCCTCGACGTTCTCCCGGTAGTAGTGCAGGGGCCGCTCCACCGACTCGCCCACCTGCTTCTTCGCCGCCAGGTGGACGACACCGGTCACCTCGTGCTCGGCGAGGGCACGCGCCAGCCGGTCGCCGTCCAGCGTGGAGCCCTCCACCAGCGGGACGTCCCGCGGGACACGCTCGGCGATGCCGGTGGACAGGTCGTCGTACACCACCGCACGCTCGCCCGCCTCGGTCATCGCGTGGACGACGTGCGCTCCGATGTAGCCGGCTCCGCCGGTGATCAGCCAGGTCATGCGGGCGTCTCCTCGTCAGTTGGCCCAGGTCGTCGTATGGAGGCGGGGTGTGGTGCGCTCACCGGGGCGCGGCCCGGTGGAGCAGACGGCGCAGTCTGCCCCGCAGGATGGACGTCACCCCGTGCAGTCCCGCCGCCAGGCGTACGGCCAGCGCGCCGGAGTGCGTGGCGTACGGCTGGACCAACAGAAGGCCGTAGCGCACGCTCGGTACGACGCGGCGGCGCAGCAGACCGGCGCCCGCGCGCGCGTGCGCCGTCACCTTACGGTTCGTGCCGTCGGCGAAGCACACTCGCAGCCGCAGGTCCCAGGTGCCGGCCCCCAGCCCCGCGAGGTCCACGCCCGTCTCGGCCGACCAGGTGGCGTCCCCGGCCGGCGTGAGCGGGACGGTGGCGCCCGGGACCGTGCGCCCCGCCTCACGGTGCAGCCACTCCACCTCCAGGGCCTCGGGCCCGGCGGACGTCACCCTGCCGTACAGGTCGTGCAGGCGCAGCAGCAGCAGGCTCGTCCCCGCGAGGGGACGCACTTCCGCGTCCACGGCCAGGGGCAGGACGTGGACCGGCCGGACCAGGTAGGGCTCCAGGCCGATCTGCGGAAGGTCGTCCGCCCAGACGGGACTGCCGTCCTTGTCGCGGGCGTAGGGCGGGCACAGACGGGCCGGGCGCGCGGCGAGCTCCTTCAGGCGCGGCAGGTCGCGCGGCCCGGGCGACGCGAGGATCACCCGTCCGAGGAGGTGCCCGGCGGTCGTCGGGTTGACGGCCCAGTCGGCCGCGTCGTACTCGCCGAGGTACTCCCGCGTGTGCTCCCACCAGGCGTACCGGTACCCGGCGTCGCGCAGGCCCAGCTCACGCGCGTACATGCGCAGCTCGTGGTCGAGGAACTTGGCGCGCGCCGCCCGCGCGAGCTCCTTCTGCCCTGAGCTCAGCAGGATGTCGTACGCCGACCGGCTCGCCTCGGTGCGCGCCCGCCAGTTCTCGATGTTCGCGCGGTCCAGAGAGATCGACAGCTGCCCGGCGGACCGGCGCACGTTCCACACGTACACCTGGTCCGGGATGAGGGCCATGCGCGGGTCGGCGGCCAGCACGCGCGCGGTGAACACGAAGTCCTCGTACGGGAAGTGGCCTTCCGGGAAGCGGATCGCGTGCTCGCGCAGGAAGTCGGTGCGGTACAGCTTGTTGACGCACAGGGTGTCGTGCACGAGACGCGGGAGCTTCGCGGGGTGCGTGAGGACGGCGCCCGTGCTGTAGAGCTTCCGCTGCCACGGCACTTCCCGCCCGGAGGGCAGCTCACGGCGCACGCACAGGCCGCTCACGACCTCGGCCCGCTCCTTGCGGGCGGCGGCGAGCAACGCGTCCACCGCGCCCGGCGGCAGCACGTCGTCGCTGTCGAGGAACATCACGTACGGCGTGGTGACCGCGTCTATACCGGTGTTGCGCGGGCTGCCGCAGCCGCCGCTGTTCTCCTCGCGCCGGATCACCCGCACTCTCGGTTCGGCCGCGGCCAGGCGGTCGAGCAGTTCGAAGGTGCCGTCGGTCGAGCAGTCGTCGACGGCGACGACCTCGCTGACGGAGGGACCCTGCGCGAGAGCCGAGCGCACAGCGTCGGCCATGTGGGCGATGTCGTTGTAACCGATCACGACGACGCTGACGTCGGTGGCCTGGTCGGGGTGCAGATGCATGGAATCCACGGGCCGGAATAGTAGGGGTGGTCGGTAATCTCCCGTTAAGAGGGGCTTAGCGTCCCGTGCGGAAGACGGTGAATGTCCGACCCGGGTTCCCCGTCGGGGGTCACCGATTTCGTCGATCGCCACAACCGGGCAAAAGAGAATAGCGCGGCGGCGGCCAGCAGACCGTTGCGCATGAGCATGAGCGCACAACCTGTCCATGAACAGGCCACCACCTGGTGGTAAAGGGTGGGATATGCGATCACGCTGACCAGGCTCGCCAGCGCGATCAGCGCGGCGACCGGACGCTGTGTGGTCAGCGGTGACGTCAGGCACACCGCCGCGAGGCCGAGCAGCCAGACCATGTACTGCGGGCTGATCACCCGGCTGGTGACGGTGAACAGCAGGACGGCGCTCAGCGCGGCGTCGTACGGTGTCGCCCCCGTCCAGTGCCGGGCCCGGATCCGCCAGAGCAGCAGCAGCCCGAACGCGCTCGCCGACAGGAGCAGCGAGAGGTGCGCGACGGTCGAGACGTACGGTCCGGTGAACTCCATGGCCCCGTACCGGTAGCGCACCCGGCCCGGCCAGCCGGCGTGTGTGGCCAGCGCGAGCGCGGTGCCGCCGAACGACTCGATCTGCACGCCCCGGCCGCCCTGCTGGCGCGCGAAGGCGAGCGGGTTCCTGAACAAACCGGCGAGGACGGCCAGCACCACGGCGCCGGTGGCGGCCGCCCATGTCCAAGCCGACCGGGTCGCACGGCCCCGGGGCAGGCCGACCAGCGCCAGCGCCGGCCACACCTTCACCAGGGCGCCCAGCGCGGCGAGCGCGCCGCACGCGCGCGTGGAGCGCGACAACGTCAGCAGGGAGAGCACGGCCAGGGCGGTGGCCTGGACGTCGTAGCGGGCCAGCGGGATGTGCAGCAGCAGGGGCAGGCCCAGCGTCCAGTAGCCGGCCCCGCGCAGGCTGCGGCCGGGGCGGCTGCCCGCGTGCGCCAGGGCCAGCGTGACCAGTGCGTCGGCGGCGACCGTGAGCACCACGAAGGCCTGGAAGTACGTCAGGCCCGGCAGCAGTGCGGGCGACAGCAGCACCGGTCCGGCGCCCGGCGGGTACTGCCACAGCGTGTCGTGCGCCGGGAACGCGCCGTGGGACAGCAGGACGTACCAGTGCTGGTACAGCTTCCACACCTCGCGCGCCACCGAGCCCCGGCCCAGTCGGGGCAGTCCGTTGTGGGCGAGCAGCCACAGCATCAGGGCGCGCGTGAGGAGCCAGGCGGCCGTCAGGGCGAGGAGGCGGTGTCTCGTCGACGGACGCGTGAGAAGACGCGTCACGCTCTGGAAGGCGCTCAT from Streptomyces sp. 6-11-2 encodes:
- the galE gene encoding UDP-glucose 4-epimerase GalE, yielding MTWLITGGAGYIGAHVVHAMTEAGERAVVYDDLSTGIAERVPRDVPLVEGSTLDGDRLARALAEHEVTGVVHLAAKKQVGESVERPLHYYRENVEGLRVLLEAVTAAGVGSFVFSSSAAVYGMPSAARDDALVTEETPCAPMSPYGETKLAGEWLVRATGRATGLSTASLRYFNVAGAASPRLADVGVFNLVPMVFERLTENMPPRIFGDDYPTPDGTCIRDYIHVVDLAEAHVATARALRSSPGLDLTLNIGRGEGISVRQMIDTINAVTGYNSPPTVTPRRPGDPARVVASADRIATELGWKARRDLYDMITSAWQGWLLHHPEAARI
- a CDS encoding glycosyltransferase family 2 protein, producing the protein MHLHPDQATDVSVVVIGYNDIAHMADAVRSALAQGPSVSEVVAVDDCSTDGTFELLDRLAAAEPRVRVIRREENSGGCGSPRNTGIDAVTTPYVMFLDSDDVLPPGAVDALLAAARKERAEVVSGLCVRRELPSGREVPWQRKLYSTGAVLTHPAKLPRLVHDTLCVNKLYRTDFLREHAIRFPEGHFPYEDFVFTARVLAADPRMALIPDQVYVWNVRRSAGQLSISLDRANIENWRARTEASRSAYDILLSSGQKELARAARAKFLDHELRMYARELGLRDAGYRYAWWEHTREYLGEYDAADWAVNPTTAGHLLGRVILASPGPRDLPRLKELAARPARLCPPYARDKDGSPVWADDLPQIGLEPYLVRPVHVLPLAVDAEVRPLAGTSLLLLRLHDLYGRVTSAGPEALEVEWLHREAGRTVPGATVPLTPAGDATWSAETGVDLAGLGAGTWDLRLRVCFADGTNRKVTAHARAGAGLLRRRVVPSVRYGLLLVQPYATHSGALAVRLAAGLHGVTSILRGRLRRLLHRAAPR
- a CDS encoding glycosyltransferase 87 family protein, which produces MSAFQSVTRLLTRPSTRHRLLALTAAWLLTRALMLWLLAHNGLPRLGRGSVAREVWKLYQHWYVLLSHGAFPAHDTLWQYPPGAGPVLLSPALLPGLTYFQAFVVLTVAADALVTLALAHAGSRPGRSLRGAGYWTLGLPLLLHIPLARYDVQATALAVLSLLTLSRSTRACGALAALGALVKVWPALALVGLPRGRATRSAWTWAAATGAVVLAVLAGLFRNPLAFARQQGGRGVQIESFGGTALALATHAGWPGRVRYRYGAMEFTGPYVSTVAHLSLLLSASAFGLLLLWRIRARHWTGATPYDAALSAVLLFTVTSRVISPQYMVWLLGLAAVCLTSPLTTQRPVAALIALASLVSVIAYPTLYHQVVACSWTGCALMLMRNGLLAAAALFSFARLWRSTKSVTPDGEPGSDIHRLPHGTLSPS